In Chryseobacterium lactis, a single genomic region encodes these proteins:
- a CDS encoding GIY-YIG nuclease family protein, with the protein MKTLGTHNYYVYMLTNKVKTVLYTGVTNDLKNRLFWHQNPEAVGKSFTSKYKCFYLIYFEHFDSIEIAIAREKQIKGWTREKKENLITEFNPDWKFLNEEVE; encoded by the coding sequence ATGAAAACATTAGGAACCCATAATTATTATGTTTATATGCTGACTAACAAGGTAAAGACAGTACTATATACCGGAGTTACTAATGATTTGAAAAATAGATTATTTTGGCATCAAAATCCTGAAGCTGTTGGAAAAAGCTTCACTTCAAAATATAAATGTTTTTACTTAATTTATTTTGAACATTTTGATAGCATTGAAATAGCAATAGCCCGGGAAAAACAAATAAAAGGTTGGACCAGGGAAAAGAAAGAAAACCTAATTACAGAATTCAATCCAGATTGGAAATTTCTTAACGAAGAAGTTGAATGA
- a CDS encoding glycosyltransferase family 4 protein: protein MEQKKILIITYYWPPAGGPGVQRWLKFAKYLPEFGWKPIIYTPENPSYPLLDDSLMKDVPENIEIVRTKIWEPYQLAEKLNKSNKKFKAGQFDVGKNQSWKSKLSIWVRGNFFIPDARVFWVKPSIRFLEHYLKENKIDAVVTSGPPHSLHLIGLGLKKKLPHLKWIADFRDPWTEISYYKHLKLTKSSDKKHRQLEAAVFKNADITLATSYTDAENFRKAGANAVCITNGFDESDGNQFTNSPKQSNAFTLSYIGVLEQLRNPENLWKVLDELVKENSEFAKHFSLKFVGRIDDKILQSIENSALKNHILNLGYLSHGKAVEEMKTSDMLLITNFPNDSSKGIIPGKIFEYLASGKQILSFGPAGADVSKILEETLAGKHFNYTDSETVKRFILEKFDFWKNGNLHENTQNIEQFSRRNLTQQLTKILS, encoded by the coding sequence ATGGAACAAAAGAAAATATTGATCATCACCTATTACTGGCCTCCTGCGGGAGGCCCTGGTGTTCAAAGGTGGCTCAAATTTGCAAAATATCTTCCGGAGTTTGGCTGGAAACCAATTATCTATACTCCGGAAAACCCAAGCTATCCTTTACTAGATGATAGTCTGATGAAGGATGTTCCTGAGAATATTGAAATCGTCAGAACAAAAATCTGGGAGCCCTATCAATTGGCTGAAAAGCTTAATAAAAGCAATAAAAAATTTAAAGCCGGGCAATTTGATGTGGGTAAAAATCAAAGCTGGAAATCCAAACTATCCATCTGGGTGAGAGGAAACTTTTTCATTCCTGATGCCAGAGTTTTTTGGGTAAAACCTTCCATCAGATTTTTGGAACATTATTTAAAGGAAAATAAAATAGATGCCGTTGTTACTTCGGGACCCCCTCATTCATTACATCTGATTGGATTAGGTCTGAAAAAGAAGCTCCCACATCTGAAATGGATTGCAGATTTCCGTGATCCATGGACGGAAATTTCCTATTACAAGCATTTAAAATTAACAAAAAGCTCAGATAAGAAGCACAGACAACTTGAGGCTGCAGTCTTCAAAAATGCAGATATCACCTTAGCAACCAGCTATACCGATGCAGAAAACTTCAGAAAAGCAGGTGCAAATGCAGTCTGCATTACGAATGGATTTGACGAAAGCGACGGGAACCAATTTACTAATTCACCAAAGCAAAGCAACGCCTTCACTTTAAGTTATATTGGGGTATTGGAACAGCTGAGGAATCCTGAAAACCTTTGGAAAGTTCTGGATGAACTCGTGAAAGAAAATTCAGAATTTGCAAAACATTTCAGTTTAAAATTTGTTGGAAGGATTGACGATAAAATTCTGCAATCCATTGAAAATTCAGCTTTAAAAAATCACATTCTGAACCTCGGTTATCTTTCACATGGTAAGGCGGTTGAAGAAATGAAAACTTCCGATATGCTGCTTATAACCAACTTCCCAAATGATTCTTCAAAAGGTATCATTCCGGGAAAAATCTTTGAATATTTGGCTTCAGGAAAACAGATTTTATCTTTTGGGCCTGCCGGAGCTGATGTTTCAAAAATTTTAGAAGAAACACTGGCCGGTAAGCATTTTAATTATACGGACTCTGAAACGGTAAAAAGATTTATTTTAGAAAAATTTGATTTTTGGAAAAATGGAAATCTTCATGAAAACACTCAAAATATTGAACAATTTTCAAGAAGGAACCTGACTCAACAATTAACAAAAATACTATCATAA